The genomic segment TAGGTGGTAGcagaatttatataaaaacaataactgtggcttaaaactaaaactaatatttcttgcaaataacaaaaaatagaaagaaaataaagtatataaaactaatattaacaaaaATTTGTTCTTAATAGGTAAgtctttttttttctatattatttgaagGTACAAATTGGTGGACtacaattttaataaagtttaaaaaaatcaagagcataagtgtgtgtgtgtgtgtgtgtgtgtgtgtgtgtgtgtgtgtgtgtgtgtgtgtgtgtgtgtgtgtgtgtgtgtgtgtgtgtgtgtgtgtgtgtgtgtgtgtgtgtgtgtgtgtgtgtgtgtgtgtgtgtgtgtgtgtgtgtgtgtgtgtgtgtgtgtgggcgtgtgcgtgtgcgtgtgcgtgtgtgcgtgtgcgtgtgtgcgtgtgtgtgtgagtgtgtgtgcgtgtgtttaTGTAAATTTTATATATGCGTGTTTGTACATAGGTTCTAGAtgcgtaaaaaaaaattattctgAAGACCAATGTAATAGTAGCTGCAGGAAAAATCCTtttgtttttaagatatttttaacaacttatttatataattatacaatttaaCAGACTGAGCTACATACTGCCTCTTTGCAAATACAGATTTTGGTACAGGAGCGGATATTACCTCGGGTTTTCTTCTTTTAGATTTATTGTCGTCTGTTTCAGGTTGGTATATGGTTTCTTTATGCCTTCGTAGCACTGCATTAATTATATATAGCTTTCTGACTGAGAGCAGTTCCGAAATTTGGTAGAGTTCACTGGTAGGGAATCTATAGGGCTTAAAGTACATTACCTTGATTAACGCTCGACGCTCTTTGAGCTCTTTCTAATTCCAGAAACTTAGTTTTAGTGGCACCGCCCCAGATTGGAATACGGCAAGAACCGATTGAGCGAGAGAAATATAAATTTGGTTAAGTAGTTTTTTTGTTGCTACGTGTCGAAGATTTTTAAATATCCACATCATCTTTCGAGTGCGTGACATGATTAGTTCAATACATGCCAGGTAAGTCTGATAAGTCTCTGATCTATCATGACGCCCAGATATTTTGTGTACTCAACTTTGTGGATTTCTGAGCATGTACAATTTACATGTAGGTCATTACAGGTATGTATCTTCAAAGTGAAGTTAGAGTTGGGCTGCGTTCTTGTATTTAGTGAAGCATATAAAGTTCGTTTTTGCTATATTTAATCTTAGTAGGTTATTTTGTAACCACTGAGCAATTTTTGCTAGTCCAAACTCGGCTGATCTCCTGACATCTTCCCAGCTATCACCCCAGAACACAATAGCTGTATCATCCCTAAAGTCGTAATAAGTGATAAATCGCCATCTAGGAAACGTTTACCGCAACAGGAGATAGCGAAGTGGAAACAACACATGGGCATTTAGTTCGCCTACTCGACGCTAGAGAGTGCTGCCACCCAAACATGGTTGAAAAAACCGTAGatgaatattttatactggATACATCAGTGGAATGATTCCAAGATATTAAACGTGAATAATTTAACTAAAGGAttcgattaaaaataaaaaatgaaaaaaataaaataaaataaaaatcatttatttcagactttAGGTCCATTTGGGGTTCATTCATCATTATTACGTTATTACTAAACTTAAAAATTAGGGTTAACATcatataaaactaaataatacattaaaattttaaaataaataaaacaaaactaacttAACCTATGACCCGGTACATACGGAACTGGCGCATGCAGACCGAGCCAGTGCCTCATTAGGGGGCTGTCCCACGTTTCAGAAACAATGCCCAGGATTCCATTGGGGCTGTCCCGTATCCTGCTCAGGGTTGAAGCACACCTCTTTCGCATGATGGCATGAAATCCATCTGTTCCGGCATTGGCAAACATCCCCGAGGCGCTACAGTAATGAGGCAACCCCATCAGAACCCTGAAAGCATTGTTATATTGTACGCGTAGAGCGTTGTAAGCCTTCTGCGTGTAGTTGGCCCATAGGCTGCAGGTGTAAAAAGATTGGCAATATGCTGTGAACAGCGTCGCCTTGACTTGTTTCGTACACCGTGCAAACCTACGCGCCAACATGTTGTATCTGACTGACAACGCTCTACGCTCATGTTCCATATCCATGGTATCACTCAGATCTTCCGTGACCCAGTGACCCAGATACTTAAATTATTAAGACTTTAGATCTCGCCGTTGAACACAACATTCAATATTCTTtggatattaaatatatatatgtctATGTATACTTACACCTATAATATAGGTGACCAAGACAAAGTCCTGAACGAAAAGTTTAACTTTATGGAAGAAAAAATAGATCAACAGCAGGCAACTATACAAAGATTGGAAATATACAAGCAGGTGGGGGTGGGGCGGACCAAAAagtaaagtaagtacctacctattactaTTAGGCCCTCTGTTTTCACTGTCAATGTATTGACAGATTGACAGTGTCTATATAAAAACGAATAAAAAGTTACTCTATGGACAATGTCGACGGTGTCAAAATAATTGTTCATTCccttttatataatatattttgttatttactgTAGACAGAACCCGCAGAAGGTACTCGTAAACTTCGGTGTCGAATAAAGGTCTCGCCGACgcacaataatttcaagtttatGGTCTATAAAACACttaaaaactttattatcaAACTTTATTATCGGTGGCGCTTTTGTAATTGCGTTTTGTTGTTGTTAAATTACTGGCACTTGGTCGTAATATTTGTATCTGAAATGAAGTATAAAGATAGGAGACCACTTTATAAAGCCATCGTTTAAAGGCgtaaagcgctggtggcctagcggtaagagcgtgcgacttgcaatccggaggtcgctggttcaaaccccggctcgtaccaatgagttttcggaacttatgtacgaaatatcatttgatatttaccagtcgcttttcggtaaaggaaaacatcgtgatcAAACAGGactaatcccagtaaggcctagtttcccctctgggttgggaggtcagatggcagtcgctttcgtaaaaaattGTGCCTACGTCGATtcccgggataacgcgaggcaGAAGAAGAAGTTTAAAGGAGTAAACTGCTTACAATATTGCGAATAAAACGCGGGTGTTAGACCGAAGGCTTTTGAAGTTTCGACCAGTGTCAATGTGTTGTGAAAAGCCTTGTGAAAAGGGGTACCCATCcccattgaactattattacttccCATAGAACCGGCACAGGGAATCAAATCAGTATTTTGCGCATTGAGTTGTTGCCGGTCGACAACAAGCTATggaagcggagcgtgaatctcgcgatctaaacgcgtaagcgccatgaatttcacggcgcttacgttttggtcgcgtggttCACGCCCCGCTCCCCTCTCCTACAGCTTGCGATTGCGTCAGTTTCATCGTCTGGTCACGTTTGGTATGGCTTCTCAGTGGCTTCtctatatcactacaccttataaaacgaagtcccccgccgcgtctgtctgtgtgtgtttgtatgttcgcgataaactcaaaaactactgaacggattttcatgctgcttccacctatcaatagagtgattcttaaggaaggtttaggtgtatttgttaactcgtgcgaagccggggcgggtcgctagtgaagtaataataactcaatgaCCGATTCTACGGTTTACCTCTTGTCATGTGTATGATAATTGATAATCTTGGCCGAATTTTTAGTCATCTTTTTACATTTTTGGAGAAGGATTTTTCTGTTAGCTCAATTTTGGACCCTCGATTTATGAGCACCATATATGAAAGGTTAAACTATTGATCAGTTATAATCAGAATCACTTATGCTCTTTTTATGTTTGCAGCAGGTTTACTGTATAAACTGCACGTATTTATAATAGCCTCTAAACTACACTCTCACACCTAAAACTACAACTCACACGTCTAAATGAATTcgctaaaattattataatattataaacctCTTGACTGTGTTAAGGATCCTGGCCGAATTTTCGAGAACGCTTTTTCTGGTCTACATACAGCACAACCAAGGTTTGTAAAAATCCAACCAAACCTCCTGTACATGACCGAGGCCTTAGGTCAAACCAGCTACTACGTGTGACTCACGAGAATATGCAAACAATTCACAACAAACGCACATGATGCTTCTCCTCATATGTCGGACGCGAACGCATTCCTATCGCGAATACTCAGTTATTAATCTTTAGTTGCAGTCGCGGTCAGATAACGAATTGAACAGACTTCATTCTAATCCATTTGAAATACtatatttagttattaataCTTGTGGATAATTTGTTGCCAATCGAACACTAATCTGATAGACCTTACTCGATCTCATCAAAATCATAATGTTCAAAATGGTTGCTATGTGTTCAGCCTTTTTCACAACCGCGCTGCTTCTGTGCGCCTATCGCTATTTACCGACAACACAAAGACAGGGAGAGAGAAACCAGAGACACACAAAAAGATATATTCTACTGTGGTCTGACCCAAGTCTAGTTCCTTTGAGTTATTTACGTCACGCATTCGACGCGTTTACATCGAACGATTGTGAATACACGAACTGCTACGTTTCGTATACTGTCAGCGATCGGGGAGCCGTGGTTTTCTTCGATGCAATCGTGTTCAACGGACGGCAACTGCGTACAGCTAAAGAACACCATTTTCCACGATATAGGACGCCTAAGCAGAAATACGTTTATGCCAACATGGAGTCGCCTCAGAATTATCCTGTTTACGACACTCACCTCAACGGTTTCTTTAATTGGACCTGGACATATAAGTTGGATTCTGATTTGCGTTGGGGCTACTTCACAGTTTACAATTTGGCGGGGCAAATTGTTGGGCCTAAAAAAGAAATGCATTGGCAACAGATGGATCCTATAGACGACCAGACCAAGGCTCGTTTGTCTTCGAAGAGCGTAGCAGCAGCGTGGTTCGTGTCTAATTGTGACACAATTAGTAAAAGGGAAGTATTTGCTAAAGCTTTGGGAAGAAAGCTACACCAGCGCGGACTTTTATTACACGTCTACGGGGCGTGTGGCCATGGGCGCTATGGCGAGTGTGCGCGGGGAAATCCAGAGTGTGACAATATGTtggaaaagaaatactacttcTACATGGCATTTGAGAACTCGCTGTCTGAAGACTATGTGACAGAAAAGGTGCTGAGGGCTCTGAATCACTACACGGTGCCTATTGTGTTCGGAGGAGCTAATTATTCCAGGTAAGAGCTATTTTACTATCTGTTTATCTACACCTTTTTCAGGGTCAATGTATGTAACCAAAATATGTAACATActggtatatttatttactagctgtgcccgcggctccgcccgcgtggaattctgtctgtgtcagtaagcggctaatttctaatcctaatttctctccctctcccctggaggcggaacttgaagtaaagttgacagatggatatgctagaggacagtagaccagataaaatattttaggtaccactaaataaaactacactccaaaatcaatagtttttttcgcccttattataattttacacgtgattttaacgacagagtaggtgtatatcggacgatacagtaaggtatacgcacgcgagcgaaagcgaagcggcctgcctggctagagcgccactcaccgtggtctttttcagactcctgaggaagagcgcgtgccgtttgtaacctcaatgcgttgcgagactttcgcgaatgattcgatttttttcggaaaggcatggaaatgtgtataaaatgcgagtcccaaatcgtttgactccgcaaacgaccagtgccggattaagatattttgatgccctaagcatttctagaccatggtgccccctctctttagggtcatcaagattacattgaatttttttggtaaattgagtgacgttcattgccgcattacagctgagaatggaaatcagtcatatcattttatcacgaaaattgacagtgctgcagcagtaccgtagcaacagagtaatgctgctgcagtcgccacccgaatgtcacctttgtcatatcttagaaagtaattgaaaacgcgagcgaagcgagcgcggaaatttatcgatataaaaaacgcaatttgatagacagttttacatttttacttttagtatggaaatcagacacatcattttatcacgaaaattgacagtgctgcagcagtaacattgcaacagaataatgctgctgcagtcgccacccgaatgtcacctttatcatatcttagaaagtaattgatgcgatccgataatcgacgatggcggagaaatccaaaatccaaaccaccgtatactataggtatagatggtcaagcaaatcttgtcagtagaaaaaggcgcgaaattaaaattttctatgagacgatatcccttcgcgcctacttttttcaaatttcccgcctttttctactgacaagatctgcttgaccaactataatagttagtaataaatgaaatatgccgcacgcctgttcttattttaattctatgaattttaatattctgaacttttTCGATAAtgtttggtgccccctagacatggtgccctaagcaagtgcttattttgcttaaaagggttaatccggcactgcaaatgacagaggtcaatgtttttttttcaaagtacccaccttcgtggccattattaagtgcttaaggaggcgatacgtatgaatatggatttgatatggatgcgatataattacgattaggtataattcatgacggagaaaataaataattataaataattttatgcaattatacgcgtgttgatatgtgtgtttattttaccactacgtaactatgtaaacacattttcagttttcttggttacttaatgtttactcagctccccaaaagatggcactgtgtaATGAGggacaattaatttactgtcgtttaattttgttgtattattaaatcaacacaattattcaattaaatttgttaatatccgtacgattgattgaaattttagaagaggggtcttctaaacttagagttaatttggcaaaatccttcctcggtggcttatttatgtcacatcgtattaaattcagcgccatctgttagtttaccagggtactctatagtgttagcacatatttgaaaaaagttatcccctccttcctaagtagcgccatacgattcaggggcaaacttaagtcaatcgagtgttgtggctacccccccttttaagggttcaatttttatagcctataacctggccggggattttctcgacagattagtaaagttctcatcaaaatccgttcagccgttttcacgtgatgcgcgttcaaataaacagacaaacagataaacagacaaacagacaaaaattctaaaaactgttggaacgtgttgtgttatcaattctaagtatccccagacaactttttttcaaatatcttccatgtacagactttcgaccctcttcagctttattatatgtatagatttatttaatttaatctttattgcacaatacatgaaggtacaaatggcggacttaatgccttaaagGTATATAATATGCAAATACAGATCTTTAGCGTATCTATAggtatagtcgcaccaataaaagtctgcagcggatttgatagcccacgcagtgtaagtgttatttatacgtcataatttcatagaagttttacgtttaaaatgacacttgcactgcgtgggctatcaaaatcgctgcagactttttacggtctaactTTACCTACTTATCTCTACTATCTCAATGTACTTGCTCGTAGTTTggctacagaataaataatagtactaggtacagaagactcactctctaacaaaacgcgtctgttacgatcaggacagatatggccgctaggtggcgacagcgccacgcgcggcttatggctagccaccaaaattggtgtggattcgaaagcgacgaaatcgcggagtgagccacgcctggtttggccaaggactgtctcatttcaaacatagatatTAGCATCATACCGTCTTTGTCTTACTTTAGTACTAGCACCAAAAAAAAGggattattatagttttttccTTCTTATTTACTTACAAATTGGGTTTGCCAGATTATAGATTCGTGGTCGAGGCCGAGGGTAAGGGATAAGTACGGAATCAATTTCATGACGCGACGATTTCGCACGCACGCTCTATATTTGTTTAACCCATTCACCGTTCAGCCACTGAGTTTTAAATGTGCACGTGTTGTGTGTAAACACgaggtaaataatatttatgaattttatgttAGTGATGAAATCACAGACGCGATGTCCGTGCATTCTGACGTCCGTCCGTGCTTGTTTGTATACCTAAAAAAGATTTCAGGTAAAAATATGACGGTTGGTCGCagatttaaaacaaaaatcataaaTTCAGTGGAAAATAGTTAACGGCTGCGTGAATATTTTATCAttatcatattcatattcatatatttattcatAATAGTTCGTATTACATGTCAAAAATAGTATTTACAAAATAAGATTTGTAAcattttacataataatatcacaTAGGTACAGACAGAGATATCAACACAAGATTTTATCCCCTCGTTGCTAACGTGGGCTCAATCAGGATTACCTACAGCATTTAAGCCCTCAAGTTAGGGAATCTTCATAGGATAGAATGGATTGCTATATATGACCCAGATAAactataccacagaataaataattgtaggtacctaggtacagaaggttcactctccaacaaaacgcgtctattacgacagatatgaccgcaaggcgGCGCAaacgcgagcaggcgtccgttccattagcggtgcgcggcaactacctactaggtactgctagacaccaaaactggtgtggccgcatgtacttTGTAGCGACGCAACGAAATATAtagcggagtgagccacgcctgactatACACCATTCCCAGCGATCAAAGATGGAGGAATGGGAGAGGTATTATAATTAAGGTATGATGTTATTGATCATGTTGCAGGTTCCTGCCTCCTGGCAGCTACTTGGATGCGCGCGAGTTGGGCGTCAAACGTCTGGCGGCGCGGATGGCCGCCATCATTGATGACCACAAGAAAGGCAACGGCCGCCTGTACTTTGACTTCTTTAGGTAATCCTTTTGTTGTCATGTGTTCGTTAATATTAGTATCCTGCCATTCCTGCCCTTTTAGGTGGGACTATTGTGCCGGCCCGTTCAGTCCGTTTGACCCGAgtttaccacgagtttgacactgacatatttgcTAACGTCTCCGTAACTTTACTTTCTAAtgtcgctcgcactaatatgctggtacgagcgagatgcgttgaaagtaagttacgcacacgctagcgaatatgtcagtgtcaaactcgtgtgTCTACTGAAGCTACgcattatgaaatgaaatgaaaacatttattttcaggcaactattggcccataataaataccttaaaactagcatacatattattacaaaatatatcttaaaactaaaaacacaattatggctgcgatgcagttcgcaaccccgcagtgtcagggagccggccgcggaaccgccggaacttgacacccttcggccaaaactcctccttggtgaaggtcgctagatgttcagtcgtaacgctcagcacaaaagaattaaaattcacactgtgtcgagattccaacttcacgaccctcaggatTATGATCGCATGATTAAGAGTGACCCCACACTAGCATCACCCGAGTGTCGCGTTGGCGTcaagtcagcgctatggaaaatggcgtcgctgcgcaggtgcgccaacgttgcgtcgagcagcagccatacaGTTGACTAAACGccgacgctagtgtggggtggcctaaaggggcccactgatcaccagttcgccggacgatatcagcctgtcagttaaacgcaaaatttgacagcgccgaacaactgacaggctgatatcgtccggcgaactggtaatctgtgggccccttaacatgGACGCTGCGCTGGTCGCCGCCGCTCGAGCGACCACTTTTTCAAGTTTTTCGATGTTTTCAGATGGCGAAACCATTACATATTCAAAGCAACAGCTGAGGAAGAAGACGTATGCAACATATGTAAACTGCTCAACGACCCAGCAGCACTGACAAATACGACTGTTAATGCTAATTTTAGAGAATGGTGGATGGATAAGAGCCTCTCAGAAAGAGTGATATCCAGAATAAACACTTCACCCTTCGTAAGCAGAATTCCCACAGCGGGAAGGAAATAAAATGGCCACGTCTGCGCCTCCATTTTGCACATTTTGCCACGTCTGCGGGGGTTGGGCGGGCTAACACACCATCGCCCAATTAAACATGGAATTATGAAGTTTCTATAAACCTAAAAGTTTGTTGATGATACTGAACAACTGTAGCCTATCCTTGggcttccggttcgagcgccatcttgaaaATCACGCCTAGTCattaattcatttgttttttgctcattaatattgtttaaagtgtaataccgatagcctattatacagtaaactaatgtggcagtgtgcagtgaatggagaattaatcttgaaatgcgtttaaccaccattttggagtcaacggccggtaatccacgtgctacttgtaaagaccagctatcgctttacaagagctaatgaaatcaccgtacactgtcttgtactaaccgtacaattttagTCGTCGTACTTAGCTCCTaataccttgatactggcgaaatagtcccactggactgaagccataattttaaaaagaagaagaagagccTATCCTTGTCTAATGATCTCGCATTGTTATATGTTAGAGCAGTGCAAACCTTTTTGGCAGTCGATATTCCATCAAGAGAGGGTACCTTAATATGTCCTCCAGCGAAACACCAGCAAATGCGCCGATATTCCTTCCTGGCAGCAGCGGGAGAACAGATTATGTCCAGATATGTGCAAAATGGCGTCTGACACACGAAGGGATAAGAGGagttgaaaaaatatttttacaatcaAGCATTTTTCGTAAAAATATAAAGGAAAGTAGAGAcattagaataaaataaatatcgtgCTGCCTACAAATTCTGGATGCCATTAAGTATGATTAGGTACAGTagaatccgtttattatgactccgcttatactgaccaaccgcttactatgacgcAATTACTGTGCGTAGTTTGGTTTTCATATACAATTCTTTGTGACAATTTCGGATAAGATAacttcgcttatagtgacaaatcgcttactatgacctataaatcctatttttatgaaattatgtccggttatactGACACATTCGCAGCATACCGTAGTTTTGGTGGCCATCCCCGCGTTTTTCCCTGCGAGGACGTTTGGTGTAGTGATGTGCCGCCGAGAAATTACGCACTTACAGTAATTCTCACTGGTGAAAATTACCGTAAATTACCGAGAATTCTCGGTAACTTACCCCTCAAGGATATTTAGTTAAGATTGAAATCTGCTTACAAGTTTTgtgattttaaaatattttattcatttttaagTTACTTTTAAGTGTAGTTATGTTATCTGACTCGTgttaattttttataaattatattatgacAATGTTTTGCATTATTTGTATCCATGCAATAAGTAAAGGCtatatattcataaaaatacaataatacaCAATTAAGTATGTTTGTAAATAGATTTATTTGTCCATTTTGGccgatttataatataatttttaaaagtggaatcaacaataattataatcatatattaaaa from the Cydia splendana chromosome 17, ilCydSple1.2, whole genome shotgun sequence genome contains:
- the LOC134798989 gene encoding alpha-(1,3)-fucosyltransferase C-like, whose protein sequence is MESPQNYPVYDTHLNGFFNWTWTYKLDSDLRWGYFTVYNLAGQIVGPKKEMHWQQMDPIDDQTKARLSSKSVAAAWFVSNCDTISKREVFAKALGRKLHQRGLLLHVYGACGHGRYGECARGNPECDNMLEKKYYFYMAFENSLSEDYVTEKVLRALNHYTVPIVFGGANYSRFLPPGSYLDARELGVKRLAARMAAIIDDHKKGNGRLYFDFFRWRNHYIFKATAEEEDVCNICKLLNDPAALTNTTVNANFREWWMDKSLSERVISRINTSPFRNTSKCADIPSWQQRENRLCPDMCKMASDTRRDKRS